From Chryseobacterium sp. H1D6B, a single genomic window includes:
- a CDS encoding sigma-70 family RNA polymerase sigma factor: MPQKDKENIISQTVSKYGGKLMSFIRPKVKNTEDAEDILQEVWYQFSSITNLSEIVNVGGWLYRVSANKITDRYRKKKTENLEDFVYEDEDGSFSIKDILLLDESTGPDVKMFQDEIWKKLFEALDELPEKQRLAYVENELNDKTLQEIADEQGENIKTIISRKNYAVKHLRNRLKELYEDLNS, from the coding sequence ATGCCACAGAAGGATAAGGAAAATATCATTTCACAAACCGTTTCAAAGTACGGAGGTAAACTGATGTCTTTCATTCGTCCGAAAGTAAAAAACACAGAAGATGCGGAAGATATTCTGCAGGAAGTGTGGTATCAGTTCAGCAGTATTACCAATCTTTCTGAGATTGTGAATGTAGGTGGCTGGCTTTATAGAGTTTCAGCTAATAAAATTACGGACCGGTACCGTAAAAAGAAAACAGAGAACCTGGAAGATTTTGTGTACGAAGATGAAGACGGCAGCTTCTCCATAAAAGATATTTTACTGCTGGATGAAAGTACAGGTCCGGATGTGAAAATGTTTCAGGATGAGATTTGGAAAAAGTTATTTGAAGCATTAGATGAACTTCCTGAAAAGCAGAGACTGGCTTATGTGGAAAATGAATTAAATGACAAGACTCTTCAGGAAATAGCTGATGAACAGGGTGAAAATATAAAAACGATCATTAGCAGAAAAAATTATGCTGTGAAGCATTTGAGAAATAGATTGAAAGAATTATACGAAGATTTAAACAGTTAG
- a CDS encoding S9 family peptidase, producing the protein MNINSKILTTAHILIAGIMINAQSSTAKLPGDLSLVSSKAALDKLISYDKGDFKYKVEDYFARPKASQFKISPDGQYLSYKEKDKDSKNHVYVKDLKTGTITRALEEKNDLIKSYGWLNKKRLFYTQDKGGNENLHLYAADVDGKNLKDLTPFDGVKIGSVTIIKDTDFAVVTLNKNNKQIFEPYKINFVTGEMTQLFENKDPKNPIDDYLFDKDGNLRGYIVLENGLTTKTYYKDLQTGKFNLIKSTDWKDTFSIIRFNDQSKNKDEAYVVTNLDSDKAKIVLYDLKKNTAIKDVYSNPTFDVSSISVAGKNRNYELDYISYDGIKNETIPVSTFYKEVDAKLKSEFGDKQFYVVSSDDNDSKLLVVVDSDKLYGKYYEYDTKSKNIKLLLDLMPQLKEEDMAEMRPIEFKSRDGLTIHGYITLPKAAVDGKKVPLIVNPHGGPQGIRDSWGFNPEPQLFASRGYATLKVNFRISGGYGKEFQNSGYKQIGRKAMDDVEDGVKYAIEQGWVDKDKIAIYGGSHGGYATLMGLIKTPDLYSCGVDYVGVSNIFTFFDSFPEYWKPYKEMVKQIWYDLDNPEEAKIAKEVSPVFQIDKIKKPLFVVQGANDPRVNINESDQIVKGLRSRGFEVPYMVKYDEGHGFGKENNRIELYKYMMGFFAENFNK; encoded by the coding sequence ATGAATATCAATTCTAAAATTTTAACTACTGCTCACATTCTAATAGCTGGGATTATGATCAATGCACAAAGCTCAACAGCAAAGCTGCCTGGTGACCTCTCATTAGTTTCTTCTAAAGCTGCTCTGGACAAACTTATTTCTTATGATAAAGGGGATTTTAAATATAAAGTAGAAGATTATTTTGCGAGACCAAAAGCTTCTCAATTTAAAATTTCTCCTGATGGACAATATCTTTCTTATAAGGAAAAGGATAAAGACAGTAAAAATCATGTCTATGTAAAAGATTTAAAAACAGGAACCATAACCAGAGCTCTTGAAGAAAAAAATGATCTTATCAAAAGCTACGGCTGGTTAAATAAAAAACGCTTGTTCTATACTCAGGACAAAGGAGGCAATGAAAACCTTCATTTGTATGCCGCTGATGTAGACGGAAAAAATCTTAAAGATCTTACGCCTTTTGATGGGGTTAAGATTGGTTCTGTAACCATCATAAAAGATACTGATTTCGCTGTTGTTACCCTGAATAAAAACAATAAGCAGATTTTTGAACCCTATAAAATCAATTTTGTTACGGGTGAAATGACGCAGCTGTTTGAGAACAAAGATCCTAAAAATCCTATCGATGATTATCTTTTTGATAAAGACGGGAATTTGAGAGGATATATAGTTCTAGAAAATGGTTTGACAACAAAGACATATTATAAAGATCTGCAGACGGGTAAATTTAATCTTATTAAATCAACAGATTGGAAAGATACCTTTAGTATTATTAGATTTAATGATCAGTCAAAAAACAAAGATGAGGCGTATGTTGTTACAAATCTGGACAGTGACAAAGCAAAAATTGTTCTGTATGATTTAAAAAAGAATACTGCAATTAAAGATGTTTATTCTAATCCTACGTTTGATGTAAGTTCAATAAGCGTTGCCGGGAAAAACAGAAATTATGAGCTTGACTATATCAGCTATGACGGTATTAAAAATGAAACAATTCCTGTAAGTACATTTTATAAAGAAGTTGATGCTAAGTTAAAATCAGAATTTGGAGACAAACAGTTTTATGTGGTTTCTTCCGATGATAATGATTCTAAGCTTTTAGTGGTTGTAGACAGTGACAAATTATATGGGAAATATTACGAGTACGATACAAAATCAAAAAATATAAAACTCCTTCTTGACCTGATGCCTCAATTAAAAGAAGAGGATATGGCAGAAATGAGACCGATTGAATTCAAAAGCAGAGACGGATTGACGATCCACGGATATATCACCCTGCCTAAAGCTGCTGTGGATGGTAAAAAAGTTCCTTTGATCGTAAATCCTCACGGCGGCCCACAAGGCATCAGGGACAGCTGGGGATTCAATCCTGAACCGCAGTTGTTTGCAAGTAGAGGATATGCAACGCTGAAGGTTAACTTTAGAATTTCAGGAGGGTACGGAAAAGAATTTCAGAATTCCGGCTACAAACAAATTGGCCGAAAGGCAATGGATGATGTGGAAGATGGAGTGAAATATGCAATTGAGCAGGGCTGGGTAGATAAAGATAAAATTGCAATCTATGGCGGAAGTCACGGAGGATATGCTACTTTAATGGGATTAATCAAAACACCGGATCTGTATTCTTGTGGAGTGGATTATGTTGGAGTATCAAATATTTTCACATTTTTCGATTCTTTCCCGGAATACTGGAAACCTTATAAAGAAATGGTAAAACAGATCTGGTATGATCTTGATAATCCAGAAGAAGCAAAAATTGCTAAAGAGGTTTCTCCTGTTTTTCAGATTGATAAAATTAAAAAACCATTATTTGTGGTACAGGGAGCAAATGATCCAAGAGTAAACATCAATGAATCTGATCAGATCGTGAAGGGATTAAGAAGCAGAGGATTTGAAGTTCCGTATATGGTAAAATATGATGAAGGACATGGATTTGGAAAAGAAAACAACAGAATTGAACTGTACAAGTATATGATGGGTTTCTTTGCTGAAAATTTCAATAAGTAA
- a CDS encoding SRPBCC domain-containing protein: protein METLSYETVINAPLQKVWDILWSPETYGEWTKFFGPGSTMKSDWKVDGKTYFLDSKGNGMVSTIDSLDEPNQIVFKHLGMIKDGVEDTQSMEVMQWNGAFEKYFLIDLEGKTKLHAEVQTEKNFQELMNTGFTKGLEIIKNLAENS, encoded by the coding sequence ATGGAAACGTTATCTTATGAAACAGTAATTAATGCACCCTTACAAAAAGTATGGGACATTCTATGGAGCCCTGAAACCTATGGTGAATGGACGAAATTCTTCGGCCCGGGTTCGACAATGAAATCTGATTGGAAAGTAGACGGAAAAACATATTTTCTGGATTCAAAAGGAAACGGAATGGTTTCTACAATAGACAGCCTGGATGAACCAAACCAGATCGTTTTTAAACATCTCGGCATGATAAAAGATGGAGTAGAAGACACCCAGAGTATGGAAGTAATGCAGTGGAACGGTGCTTTTGAAAAATATTTTTTAATTGATTTAGAGGGAAAAACAAAACTTCATGCAGAGGTGCAGACTGAAAAAAACTTTCAGGAACTTATGAACACCGGATTTACAAAAGGTCTCGAAATAATTAAAAATCTAGCAGAAAATTCATGA
- a CDS encoding SDR family oxidoreductase — MKTQNKSQSKSKVPQEGLFPEIIRKNYIGSKKLFNKKAVISGGDSGIGQAVAVHFAREGADIAVIYKDSDKDAEETLRLIEKEGRKGLLLRGDLTKKAFRKKCKDKIKKEWKSLDILVNNAGIQFPKNDIEKISDKQIQETFDTNIISMIAFTRDFLPLIKKGGRIICTTSVTAYRGSDHLIDYSATKGAIMTFIRSLAVNLAEKKILVNGVAPGPIWTPLVKETFDDLSAFGKDTPLKRAGQPSETAPAYVFLASEDSSFITGEIIHINGGDFVGG, encoded by the coding sequence ATGAAAACACAGAACAAGTCACAATCGAAATCAAAAGTCCCTCAGGAAGGACTGTTTCCGGAAATTATTCGTAAAAATTACATCGGGAGCAAAAAGCTGTTTAACAAGAAGGCTGTAATCTCCGGTGGTGACAGTGGAATCGGGCAGGCTGTTGCTGTACATTTTGCAAGAGAAGGAGCCGATATTGCTGTTATTTATAAAGACAGCGATAAAGATGCTGAAGAGACTTTAAGGCTCATCGAAAAAGAAGGGCGTAAAGGATTATTGTTAAGAGGAGATCTTACCAAAAAAGCTTTTAGAAAGAAATGTAAAGATAAGATCAAAAAAGAGTGGAAAAGCTTAGATATTCTGGTGAACAATGCCGGAATACAGTTTCCTAAAAATGATATTGAAAAAATTTCTGATAAGCAGATACAAGAAACATTCGACACCAATATTATTTCAATGATTGCTTTTACAAGAGATTTTCTGCCGTTAATAAAAAAAGGCGGAAGAATAATTTGTACAACATCTGTTACGGCATACCGGGGAAGCGATCATTTAATTGATTACTCTGCCACAAAAGGAGCGATTATGACCTTTATCCGTTCATTGGCAGTTAATCTTGCAGAAAAGAAAATTTTAGTGAATGGAGTTGCTCCCGGACCTATCTGGACACCTCTTGTGAAAGAAACATTTGATGATCTTTCAGCTTTTGGAAAAGATACTCCGTTGAAAAGAGCCGGCCAGCCTTCAGAGACAGCTCCTGCTTATGTTTTTCTGGCTTCAGAAGATTCAAGTTTTATTACAGGTGAGATCATTCATATTAATGGCGGGGATTTCGTAGGCGGATAA
- a CDS encoding VOC family protein produces the protein MNNNIFPCLLYDGNAKESAGFYSKVFNAKVTLETDFVVDLDFFGQKLMLLNGPQVEKNASVSFLINCESEDEVQNYWEQMMEGGMALMPLDSYPWSTKYGWVKDKYSVNWQLYLGEKRGGQKIIPTLMFMHQNNGKAMEAIQFYTQTFPNSEIGNILRYKDGGEGHDTPEVPENIQHAHFIIDGYNLFCMDSSYDHQFDFNDGISMVVMTDDQKETDHLWNTLISDGGSESVCGWLKDKYGLSWQIAPKRLIQLINDPDKEKAGKVMQAMMKMKKIILKDIEEAYNS, from the coding sequence ATGAATAATAATATTTTCCCCTGTCTTTTATACGATGGGAACGCTAAGGAATCTGCTGGTTTTTATAGTAAAGTATTTAATGCAAAAGTTACTTTAGAAACAGATTTTGTCGTTGATCTTGACTTTTTCGGACAAAAATTAATGCTTTTAAATGGACCTCAGGTTGAAAAAAATGCGTCAGTTTCTTTTTTAATTAATTGTGAATCTGAAGATGAGGTTCAAAATTATTGGGAGCAGATGATGGAGGGAGGAATGGCCTTAATGCCTTTGGATTCTTATCCTTGGAGCACGAAATACGGATGGGTTAAGGATAAGTATAGTGTCAATTGGCAGCTTTATCTAGGTGAAAAGCGCGGTGGTCAAAAAATAATTCCAACACTGATGTTTATGCATCAGAACAATGGAAAAGCAATGGAGGCCATACAGTTTTACACACAGACTTTTCCAAATTCTGAAATTGGAAATATCTTGAGATATAAAGATGGCGGTGAAGGTCATGATACACCTGAAGTTCCAGAAAATATACAGCATGCCCATTTTATCATTGACGGCTATAATCTATTCTGTATGGACTCTTCTTATGATCATCAATTTGATTTCAATGACGGCATTTCAATGGTTGTGATGACAGACGATCAGAAAGAAACTGATCATCTTTGGAATACACTCATTTCAGATGGCGGAAGTGAAAGTGTCTGCGGCTGGCTGAAAGATAAATATGGGTTGAGTTGGCAGATTGCACCGAAAAGATTGATCCAATTAATCAATGATCCGGATAAAGAAAAAGCAGGAAAAGTAATGCAGGCGATGATGAAAATGAAGAAAATTATTCTTAAAGATATAGAGGAGGCTTATAATTCCTAA
- a CDS encoding VOC family protein, giving the protein MNNDIFPCLWYDGDAKQASDLYCKVFNGKLTTDTPVVLNLDLFGQKIMLLNGGPQFKKNASVSFMVICETEDEVQNYWDQLIDGGTALMSLDSYPWSKKYGWIQDKYGVSWQLYFGEKQGEQKIIPTLMFMHQNNGRAMEAMEFYTQTFPNSKIGNILKYKDGGGANEVPENVQHAQFSIDGYHFSCMDSSYDHEFDFNEGISMAVMTDDQNETDHLWNTLISGGGRESMCGWLKDKFGFSWQIVPKKLIQLMSDPDTEKSQKVVQAMMKMQKIIIKDLEEAYHS; this is encoded by the coding sequence ATGAACAACGATATTTTCCCATGTCTCTGGTATGATGGAGACGCAAAACAAGCATCCGATCTTTATTGTAAAGTATTCAATGGAAAACTTACTACAGATACACCGGTTGTACTTAATCTTGATCTTTTCGGCCAGAAAATAATGCTTTTAAACGGAGGGCCCCAGTTTAAAAAAAATGCTTCTGTTTCTTTCATGGTTATCTGCGAAACAGAAGATGAAGTACAGAATTACTGGGATCAGTTAATAGATGGGGGAACAGCATTAATGTCTTTAGATTCTTATCCCTGGAGTAAAAAATATGGCTGGATCCAGGATAAATATGGTGTAAGCTGGCAGCTGTATTTTGGCGAAAAACAAGGTGAACAGAAGATAATTCCTACTTTAATGTTCATGCATCAGAATAACGGCAGAGCGATGGAGGCAATGGAATTTTATACACAGACTTTCCCAAATTCGAAAATCGGGAATATTTTGAAATATAAAGACGGAGGCGGGGCCAATGAAGTTCCTGAGAACGTCCAGCATGCCCAATTTTCTATCGATGGATATCATTTCTCCTGTATGGATTCTTCTTATGATCATGAATTTGATTTTAATGAAGGAATTTCAATGGCTGTAATGACAGACGATCAGAACGAAACAGATCATCTTTGGAATACCCTAATTTCAGGAGGAGGCAGAGAAAGTATGTGCGGCTGGCTGAAGGATAAATTTGGTTTCAGCTGGCAGATTGTCCCGAAAAAACTCATCCAGTTAATGAGTGATCCAGACACAGAAAAATCCCAAAAAGTAGTGCAGGCGATGATGAAAATGCAGAAGATTATTATTAAAGATTTAGAGGAAGCTTATCATTCTTAA
- a CDS encoding SRPBCC family protein: MDPITIDITILAPVEKVWDYFNAPKHIVKWNFAHESWQCPSSENDLRVGGKFKNRMEAKDQSFGFDLEGIYDEVIPNERIKYHLEDGRKVEVIFDKIDDNTTKIIEIFDPEKQNSLEMQRNGWYAILDNFHKYVENN; this comes from the coding sequence ATGGATCCTATTACAATAGATATTACAATTTTAGCTCCCGTAGAAAAAGTCTGGGATTATTTTAATGCGCCAAAGCATATCGTAAAATGGAATTTTGCCCACGAAAGCTGGCAGTGCCCTTCGTCTGAAAATGACTTAAGAGTTGGCGGGAAATTCAAAAATAGAATGGAAGCTAAAGATCAAAGCTTTGGATTTGACCTTGAAGGAATTTATGATGAGGTTATTCCTAATGAAAGAATAAAATACCATTTAGAAGATGGAAGAAAAGTAGAAGTGATCTTCGATAAAATTGATGATAACACTACAAAAATTATCGAAATATTCGATCCCGAAAAACAGAACTCCCTGGAAATGCAGAGAAACGGCTGGTATGCTATTCTTGATAATTTCCATAAATATGTTGAAAATAACTAA
- a CDS encoding VOC family protein produces MAKLNPYLNFDGKAEEAFNFYKSIFGGEFLGEIHKMGNAPGTENLSDEAKNRVMHVALPVGKDLLMASDIVPEFGQSLTVGNNNYVSIFPDSREEAERLFKGLSEGGNVEMPLEDQFWGDYFGSFKDKYNVHWMVNYNEEYTK; encoded by the coding sequence ATGGCAAAATTAAATCCATACCTAAATTTCGATGGAAAAGCAGAAGAAGCTTTCAATTTTTACAAATCTATCTTCGGTGGAGAATTCCTTGGGGAAATTCATAAAATGGGAAACGCTCCCGGAACTGAAAATTTATCTGATGAAGCAAAAAACAGGGTAATGCACGTTGCTCTGCCTGTCGGAAAAGATTTATTAATGGCTTCCGACATCGTTCCGGAATTTGGACAGAGCTTAACGGTGGGTAATAATAATTACGTTTCAATCTTCCCGGATTCCAGAGAAGAAGCGGAAAGACTTTTCAAAGGACTTTCTGAAGGCGGAAACGTGGAAATGCCTCTTGAAGATCAGTTTTGGGGCGATTATTTCGGCAGTTTCAAAGATAAATATAATGTTCATTGGATGGTGAACTATAATGAAGAATACACAAAATAA